In one Sporomusa sphaeroides DSM 2875 genomic region, the following are encoded:
- a CDS encoding peroxiredoxin — MDRIKVGDYAPDFLLKDNRGEEIRLTDYKGKKVLLSWHPLAWTSVCAEQMKALEANLAEFESNNTVPLGLSIDSYPCKNAWAKELGIATVKLLADFWPHGEIAQKYGLFRQQEGFSERANVLVGEDGKVLWVKIYPIPELPDIAEVLEQVKKA, encoded by the coding sequence GTGGACAGAATTAAGGTTGGCGATTATGCACCCGATTTTCTTCTGAAAGACAACCGTGGAGAAGAAATTCGCCTGACAGACTATAAAGGCAAAAAAGTGCTGCTCTCCTGGCATCCTCTTGCCTGGACAAGTGTTTGTGCCGAACAAATGAAAGCATTAGAAGCCAATTTGGCAGAATTCGAGAGCAATAACACCGTTCCGCTCGGCTTAAGCATTGATTCCTATCCGTGCAAGAATGCCTGGGCCAAAGAATTAGGGATTGCTACGGTAAAGCTATTGGCTGATTTTTGGCCCCACGGCGAAATTGCCCAGAAATACGGTCTCTTCCGTCAACAGGAAGGCTTCTCGGAACGGGCAAATGTACTTGTCGGTGAGGACGGCAAAGTCCTTTGGGTCAAGATTTATCCCATTCCCGAACTGCCGGATATAGCGGAAGTATTGGAACAAGTCAAAAAAGCGTAA
- a CDS encoding methyl-accepting chemotaxis protein: MEIFLNIRKKLTFLLLLASAIPLIIFTCISLNNSIQLAEQNAMAENLKRAEVVHEKVDSFINKNLFGVKVMATNPSIRAYGSRDPKEIKTLVTDAVKVYPELALMIVTGASGTQVARSDDGPLTNVSDRNFFKLGMQGQPEVISEVLVSKDNGHLIAVLAAPIRDFFNNNVTGVIQGTVELAVLNDFVKTLSNDEVTAFILDQDGKLLAHPTKNMQKPEERTDFSSYSFAKNGLSGQSGSEEVTINDQKLLISYVKNEKSGWLICTEVPYHVINASSINGAIQTSFIGLLLIALTGAAAFYLSTIATKPILALVAAANQVAKGDLTIKRLEATSKDELGLLADAFNTMVLNLTQLIRQIQGNAELVAASSEQLNASSEQSAQAANQVASSITEVAQSAEQQRLVVDSASGIVTRMSENVSSIAANAGAVSEQSALTAVTAQEGGIAIQNAVNQMTELEATVNSTAKEVTELGERSKEIGQIVNTISGIAGQTNLLALNAAIEAARAGEQGRGFAVVAEEVRKLAEQSQVAAKQIEALIRDIQNETDKAVQTMNSGNSKVKTCTIVVNEAGTAFQKIIDMIAELSQQVKEITVAIQHTEGGSQQIVAAVENIAALTNTMTDEAQTVSAATEEQSAAMQEIASSSQNLSNMAAELQEAIGKFRI; encoded by the coding sequence ATGGAGATATTTTTGAATATTAGAAAAAAACTGACGTTCTTATTATTATTGGCAAGTGCAATACCTCTTATCATTTTCACTTGTATTAGCTTAAACAATTCCATACAGCTCGCGGAACAAAACGCGATGGCGGAAAATTTAAAACGGGCGGAAGTTGTTCACGAGAAAGTAGACAGTTTTATTAATAAAAATCTATTTGGGGTTAAAGTCATGGCGACCAATCCCTCGATTCGCGCCTATGGTTCGCGTGACCCGAAAGAAATTAAAACTCTGGTTACAGATGCGGTAAAGGTATACCCGGAACTTGCGCTGATGATTGTTACCGGTGCTTCGGGAACCCAAGTTGCAAGAAGTGATGACGGACCGCTAACAAATGTTTCTGACCGCAATTTCTTCAAACTGGGTATGCAAGGCCAGCCAGAGGTAATATCAGAAGTTCTTGTAAGTAAGGACAACGGGCATCTTATCGCAGTACTGGCTGCCCCGATACGGGATTTTTTCAACAATAATGTAACAGGGGTTATCCAGGGGACGGTTGAGCTTGCCGTATTAAACGACTTTGTTAAGACGTTGTCTAATGATGAAGTTACCGCTTTTATCCTGGACCAGGACGGAAAACTGCTGGCACATCCCACCAAAAATATGCAAAAGCCGGAAGAACGCACTGATTTTTCCAGCTATAGCTTTGCTAAAAACGGTCTGTCAGGCCAAAGCGGTTCCGAAGAAGTTACGATAAATGACCAAAAGCTGCTGATAAGCTATGTTAAAAATGAGAAATCCGGCTGGCTGATCTGCACCGAAGTTCCATACCATGTTATCAATGCCAGCAGCATAAATGGAGCCATTCAAACTTCCTTTATTGGCTTACTGTTGATAGCATTAACAGGTGCGGCAGCTTTCTATCTTTCAACCATTGCCACCAAACCCATTCTTGCCCTTGTCGCTGCCGCCAATCAGGTTGCTAAAGGCGATTTAACCATTAAAAGACTGGAAGCAACTTCAAAAGATGAGTTAGGTCTACTGGCAGATGCCTTCAATACCATGGTTCTCAACTTAACACAGCTGATCCGTCAAATACAAGGCAACGCAGAACTGGTTGCAGCCTCCTCTGAACAACTGAATGCCAGTTCTGAACAATCAGCCCAGGCCGCTAATCAGGTAGCCTCCTCCATAACCGAAGTGGCGCAAAGCGCCGAACAACAGCGCCTCGTAGTAGATTCAGCCTCCGGAATAGTAACCCGAATGTCTGAAAATGTTTCCTCGATAGCAGCAAATGCCGGTGCAGTTTCAGAGCAATCAGCACTGACTGCGGTAACCGCCCAGGAAGGTGGCATAGCCATCCAAAACGCGGTAAATCAAATGACAGAACTCGAGGCAACAGTGAACTCGACAGCAAAAGAAGTGACCGAGTTGGGAGAACGATCTAAAGAAATCGGCCAGATCGTAAATACCATTTCCGGTATAGCCGGTCAAACCAATCTCCTTGCTCTGAACGCAGCCATTGAAGCTGCACGCGCCGGCGAACAAGGACGCGGTTTTGCGGTAGTTGCCGAGGAAGTCCGCAAATTGGCCGAACAGTCCCAAGTGGCTGCCAAACAGATTGAAGCACTGATTCGAGATATTCAGAATGAAACCGACAAAGCAGTGCAGACCATGAATTCCGGCAACAGCAAGGTTAAAACCTGCACCATTGTGGTAAATGAAGCAGGTACTGCATTCCAAAAAATCATTGATATGATTGCTGAGCTTTCACAACAAGTAAAGGAAATTACCGTCGCCATCCAGCATACCGAAGGTGGCAGCCAGCAAATTGTAGCAGCAGTCGAAAATATTGCAGCTTTGACCAACACCATGACCGATGAAGCCCAGACCGTATCGGCAGCTACTGAGGAGCAGTCGGCAGCCATGCAGGAAATCGCTTCATCAAGTCAAAATCTCAGCAACATGGCTGCAGAATTACAGGAAGCCATTGGCAAATTCCGTATATAA
- a CDS encoding NAD(P)/FAD-dependent oxidoreductase: MTIKTKRVIVVGGGAAGMLAAISASRQGAGVTILERNPRVGKKLLTTGNGRCNFTNIYADSTRYYGTNPDFAQTGLAKFSIQATIAFFEELGIAHKVEDGGKVFPMSDQASSVLDVLRHELNERAVTINCDAYVGEIRKQQGTFTITLESGATLQADSVILAAGGKAMPSTGSDGNGFLLAEKLGHTVINAFPGLVQLKLEGPFFKQIDGVKFVGTVEILHNGKSAAKDRGDILFGNYGVSGPPVLQVSRTAAQLLHEKKAVQLKITMLDTISPDNLKKLLAARFDRQSSKTIEFSLVGLINKRLIPVILKEAGIEEIKRPVASLSAREQEKIMGILTDWRFTVTGTKGWPCAQVTAGGVATDEINPYTMESNLVKGLFFAGEIMDIDGQCGGFNLQWAWSSGFIAGQNAALENN, translated from the coding sequence ATGACAATAAAGACAAAGCGTGTAATTGTTGTCGGCGGTGGCGCTGCCGGGATGCTGGCGGCCATTTCAGCAAGCCGGCAGGGGGCCGGTGTGACAATATTGGAGCGCAATCCCCGTGTCGGGAAGAAACTATTAACAACAGGAAATGGGCGGTGTAATTTTACCAACATCTATGCCGATAGCACCCGTTACTATGGTACTAATCCCGATTTTGCCCAAACCGGACTGGCAAAATTCAGCATTCAGGCAACAATTGCCTTTTTTGAAGAATTAGGAATTGCCCACAAGGTGGAGGATGGCGGCAAGGTGTTCCCGATGTCAGATCAGGCGTCCAGTGTTTTGGATGTATTAAGACATGAGCTCAATGAACGGGCGGTCACTATTAACTGTGATGCGTATGTCGGAGAAATAAGAAAACAGCAAGGAACCTTTACCATTACCCTGGAAAGCGGAGCGACATTGCAGGCAGATAGCGTCATCCTGGCTGCCGGAGGGAAGGCAATGCCCTCTACCGGTTCGGATGGTAATGGCTTTTTGTTGGCAGAAAAACTGGGACACACTGTTATCAATGCGTTTCCCGGGCTTGTGCAACTTAAGCTGGAAGGACCTTTTTTCAAACAAATTGATGGAGTTAAGTTTGTCGGTACTGTGGAAATTTTACATAATGGCAAATCGGCAGCCAAAGACCGGGGCGATATTTTATTTGGCAACTATGGTGTCTCCGGTCCGCCGGTATTACAGGTGAGCAGAACAGCAGCACAGCTTCTTCATGAGAAAAAGGCAGTTCAATTAAAAATTACTATGTTGGACACCATTTCCCCGGATAATCTCAAAAAGCTGCTGGCAGCACGCTTCGACCGGCAATCCAGTAAAACAATTGAATTTAGTTTAGTTGGGTTGATCAATAAAAGGCTTATCCCTGTAATACTGAAGGAAGCCGGTATTGAGGAGATAAAGCGTCCTGTTGCCAGCCTGTCTGCCCGGGAACAGGAAAAAATCATGGGAATACTGACAGATTGGCGCTTCACGGTGACAGGTACAAAAGGCTGGCCTTGCGCCCAGGTAACCGCAGGTGGTGTTGCCACTGACGAGATTAATCCCTATACTATGGAATCGAACCTGGTAAAAGGTTTGTTTTTTGCCGGTGAAATTATGGATATCGACGGACAGTGCGGGGGGTTCAACCTTCAATGGGCATGGTCTTCCGGTTTTATTGCCGGACAGAATGCGGCTCTCGAAAATAATTAA
- a CDS encoding aspartate/glutamate racemase family protein, whose product MGGDNVLTVGILGGMGPMATVDLFAKIVECTPAACDQDHIKIIVYNNPQIPSRIEAILNGSRSPAGALIDSARFLENAGANLLVMPCNTAHYWYQDIQAAITIKLINMIENTANAVASRENSGDIVLFASAGTVQTALYQKAFLAKNISLLIPKPDEQQIISLAITAAKAGQLENNPYLGQLDEIMFAYQQAGANSFIGGCTEIPLLFKYSSRECCRIDPTRLLAQEVVRQALL is encoded by the coding sequence ATGGGGGGAGATAATGTGCTGACAGTAGGGATATTAGGCGGCATGGGTCCGATGGCGACAGTTGATTTATTTGCTAAGATTGTCGAGTGTACGCCAGCTGCCTGTGATCAGGATCATATCAAAATCATAGTGTATAACAATCCTCAGATACCTTCGCGGATCGAGGCGATCCTAAATGGCAGCAGGAGCCCTGCCGGAGCACTTATTGATTCGGCCCGGTTCCTGGAAAACGCGGGGGCAAACCTTCTGGTCATGCCGTGCAATACCGCGCATTATTGGTATCAGGATATTCAGGCGGCAATTACTATCAAACTGATCAATATGATTGAGAATACGGCTAATGCTGTAGCTTCCCGGGAAAATAGCGGAGATATTGTGCTGTTTGCCTCTGCCGGCACAGTTCAAACCGCACTGTATCAAAAAGCATTTCTGGCTAAAAACATTTCCTTGCTCATCCCGAAACCTGACGAGCAGCAGATTATATCCCTGGCAATAACGGCGGCAAAGGCGGGACAGCTGGAAAATAACCCGTATCTCGGTCAACTTGACGAAATAATGTTTGCCTACCAACAGGCAGGGGCCAATTCCTTTATCGGCGGCTGTACCGAAATTCCACTCTTATTTAAATATAGCAGCAGGGAGTGCTGCCGAATTGACCCAACACGGCTGTTGGCTCAGGAAGTTGTACGGCAGGCTTTACTGTGA
- a CDS encoding LysR family transcriptional regulator, with the protein MNIDDIQAFLAIVANQSLTKAAEFLHLSQSSVSHRLKNLERELGLVLVERRKGLKTVTLTPAGEDFIQVAEKWMHLLLETQSLKSRTSLSLAIGSVDSVSTYLLPNVYQKIISQHPAMRLHIYTKNSTELYDLLEQRTIDIAFVLQERLIKNIELSPFFAEPMVVLRLALPEHQAVQYIHPEQLNPSDELYHEWFPTYQIWHSKWWDPLKPPHIQVSNGPMVLPLLRTAHQWAIVPLSIAQSAAATSKYTIQKLTDPPPDRICYKLTHKMAKSSTKEALAIFEAFAAELYTQFDYLNQIKHR; encoded by the coding sequence ATGAATATTGATGACATTCAAGCATTTCTCGCCATCGTTGCCAATCAAAGTTTAACAAAAGCGGCTGAATTTCTGCACTTATCCCAATCCTCCGTAAGCCACCGCCTCAAGAATCTCGAGCGGGAGCTCGGCCTGGTGCTGGTGGAACGGCGAAAAGGCCTAAAAACCGTCACCCTTACTCCTGCCGGTGAAGATTTCATTCAGGTGGCGGAAAAATGGATGCATCTGCTGCTGGAAACCCAATCGCTAAAATCACGTACCAGCTTATCACTGGCAATTGGTTCTGTCGACAGTGTCAGCACATATTTACTGCCTAATGTTTATCAGAAGATCATTAGTCAGCATCCTGCCATGCGCTTGCATATTTATACCAAAAATTCAACCGAACTGTATGATTTACTGGAGCAGCGCACGATTGACATTGCGTTTGTCCTGCAGGAAAGGCTGATAAAAAATATCGAGTTATCACCTTTTTTTGCAGAGCCTATGGTCGTCCTGCGTTTAGCCCTGCCGGAGCATCAGGCTGTTCAGTACATTCATCCCGAACAGCTAAATCCAAGTGATGAATTATACCATGAATGGTTTCCAACCTATCAGATCTGGCATAGCAAATGGTGGGACCCGCTCAAACCGCCTCACATTCAGGTAAGCAACGGTCCCATGGTATTGCCCTTACTGCGGACGGCACACCAGTGGGCCATTGTTCCCCTATCTATTGCCCAATCCGCAGCAGCAACCAGCAAATACACCATTCAAAAGCTTACCGATCCCCCGCCTGACCGGATATGTTATAAATTAACTCACAAAATGGCTAAATCCAGTACCAAAGAAGCGTTAGCTATTTTTGAAGCTTTTGCCGCCGAGCTATACACGCAATTTGACTACCTGAACCAAATTAAACATCGGTAA
- a CDS encoding sulfite exporter TauE/SafE family protein, protein MDSISMEMISFLLVAGFVGAFIDSVVGGGGLISMPALMMTGLPPSVVLGTNKLAAICCSATSSISFLRSGKMDLGLIKYLFPVSLLGSILGAYTVRLIPPEFLKPLVVVMLILVAIYTVFKKDWGDTSTYQGVNQKVGILSGCAAFVLGFYDGFFGPGTGSFLIFVFLMLGFDFVVAAGNAKALNMASNLGALATFLVFGSVNFVYGFTMGIAMIIGAIAGSKFAIAKGAAYVKPLFISVTTLLVGKQLWDLLP, encoded by the coding sequence ATGGATAGTATTAGTATGGAAATGATTAGCTTTTTACTGGTAGCAGGTTTTGTCGGGGCATTTATCGACTCGGTTGTTGGCGGCGGCGGTTTAATCTCCATGCCGGCACTGATGATGACCGGCTTACCGCCCAGTGTTGTATTAGGGACCAATAAGCTTGCCGCCATATGCTGTTCTGCGACAAGCAGCATATCCTTTTTGCGCTCAGGCAAGATGGATCTTGGTTTAATTAAGTATCTGTTTCCGGTGTCTTTACTTGGTTCCATCCTGGGAGCGTACACGGTAAGACTGATTCCGCCCGAATTTTTAAAACCGTTAGTTGTGGTCATGCTGATTTTGGTAGCCATTTATACAGTGTTTAAAAAGGACTGGGGTGATACCTCTACTTATCAGGGGGTAAATCAAAAAGTGGGTATCTTGAGCGGCTGTGCTGCTTTTGTGCTGGGTTTTTATGACGGTTTTTTCGGACCGGGGACAGGCTCCTTCTTAATCTTTGTATTCTTGATGCTGGGCTTTGACTTTGTTGTGGCTGCCGGCAATGCCAAGGCGCTCAATATGGCGAGCAATCTTGGTGCACTCGCAACTTTTCTGGTGTTTGGTTCAGTCAATTTTGTATATGGTTTTACCATGGGCATTGCGATGATTATTGGTGCGATTGCCGGTTCAAAATTTGCCATTGCCAAAGGTGCTGCCTATGTTAAGCCTTTATTTATATCTGTGACAACACTGTTGGTTGGAAAACAATTATGGGATCTTTTACCATAA